One part of the Pirellulaceae bacterium genome encodes these proteins:
- a CDS encoding repressor LexA, translated as MNRLTSQQQAVYDYIRQNMVQRGYVPTVREIGQHLGIRSPNGIMCHLKALEKKGMIRRTANRSRAIELAEPLPGNQLSWQIQGRVAAGKVLMLSDSFQTFEPLSALSGGQLPFLLQITDDSYAQQRIAAGDMLVVHRSDAAQERTPQAGQWLVMQSPGTGECLLATIESSVAHRTVRPLSESPYTTDISHYQTVGVVVGVIRLLGVPS; from the coding sequence ATGAATCGCCTGACTTCTCAGCAACAAGCCGTATACGACTATATTCGTCAGAATATGGTCCAGCGCGGTTACGTGCCTACGGTGCGAGAAATCGGGCAGCATTTAGGAATTCGCTCGCCCAATGGAATAATGTGCCACCTCAAAGCGCTTGAGAAGAAAGGCATGATTCGTCGAACTGCCAACCGCAGCCGGGCAATCGAGCTGGCCGAGCCGCTTCCAGGAAACCAGTTGAGCTGGCAGATTCAAGGGCGCGTCGCGGCTGGAAAGGTACTCATGTTATCTGATTCATTTCAAACATTCGAACCATTATCTGCGCTGAGTGGTGGTCAATTGCCGTTCCTGCTGCAAATCACAGACGACAGTTATGCTCAGCAACGCATCGCTGCGGGCGACATGCTGGTAGTGCATCGCAGCGACGCGGCGCAGGAACGAACCCCGCAGGCGGGGCAATGGTTGGTCATGCAGTCGCCAGGCACTGGCGAGTGTTTGTTGGCCACGATCGAAAGCAGCGTTGCTCACAGAACCGTGCGGCCATTGTCAGAATCGCCGTACACCACTGACATCAGTCATTACCAGACGGTGGGTGTCGTTGTCGGGGTGATTCGCTTGTTGGGCGTGCCTTCATAG
- a CDS encoding NPCBM/NEW2 domain-containing protein, which produces MRTSIAVYSLLAGAIACCGLQLLTPLYAQNNSARRDTLHLANQIIADVTLVDHGEGQWLFQDALGSQIRTSALVRWGRWSGAVDQSAVWMTDGSWLVGSVGLVSSQWLRVDQPWLGAIEVPMSKVRAVVVAPPASMAEWLQWQQRLVDLQGEQDAVWLRNGNRLTGVIRWPEAATGDAAPRLSMHDSVQTVSIDWEEVQAVALSPVLAGQLSEKASGLQIGLDDGSLLKNVQLTRKAGKLELHYALLAKQWIIDEPHFFSHGLTYAARDAVPQVTLLSQAKPVSYRFLPDWELHYELGVHRTVAGLPIVIGRRRESGIIHDGLAMHSSSQVSYRWDGSPGQFLAEVRLAEPFSIGNRHGDAICRVLIARDGKLSEAGATTLTGRTANRLQLEGASNNDNTNQAYLDVDISLAQLVVLVVEKGQFSQWGDQVYWLNPRMVAR; this is translated from the coding sequence GTGCGTACGTCAATAGCCGTTTATTCGTTATTAGCAGGGGCGATTGCCTGTTGCGGTCTGCAATTATTGACCCCGCTCTATGCACAAAACAACTCAGCCCGACGCGATACTTTGCATTTGGCAAATCAGATCATAGCCGATGTAACCCTGGTCGATCACGGCGAAGGCCAGTGGTTGTTTCAAGATGCCCTGGGCAGTCAGATTCGCACATCAGCACTTGTGCGTTGGGGCCGTTGGTCGGGCGCTGTCGATCAGTCCGCTGTGTGGATGACGGACGGTAGCTGGCTAGTAGGCTCCGTGGGTCTGGTTAGCTCTCAATGGCTTCGCGTCGATCAACCATGGCTGGGCGCTATCGAGGTGCCAATGTCCAAGGTGCGCGCTGTGGTTGTTGCTCCGCCAGCTTCGATGGCCGAGTGGTTGCAGTGGCAGCAACGACTGGTCGATCTCCAAGGCGAGCAGGATGCCGTCTGGTTGCGGAATGGCAATCGCTTAACTGGAGTCATTCGCTGGCCGGAAGCAGCCACTGGCGACGCAGCACCGCGATTGTCGATGCACGACTCAGTTCAAACCGTCTCCATTGACTGGGAAGAGGTACAGGCAGTCGCACTCAGTCCGGTGCTCGCCGGGCAACTGAGCGAAAAGGCTTCTGGATTGCAAATCGGCCTGGACGATGGTTCGTTGCTCAAGAACGTACAATTGACACGCAAGGCTGGAAAACTAGAACTGCACTACGCGCTGTTGGCCAAGCAATGGATTATCGATGAGCCCCATTTCTTCAGTCACGGTCTGACCTATGCGGCTAGAGATGCCGTTCCACAGGTAACCTTGCTAAGTCAAGCCAAACCAGTTTCGTATCGTTTTTTGCCGGACTGGGAGCTGCATTATGAATTGGGTGTTCATCGAACGGTTGCCGGTCTGCCAATTGTTATTGGACGACGGCGAGAGTCTGGAATAATTCATGATGGTCTGGCGATGCACAGTTCATCGCAAGTATCCTATCGTTGGGACGGATCGCCGGGCCAATTTTTGGCAGAGGTGCGGCTGGCAGAACCGTTTAGCATTGGCAATCGTCATGGTGATGCGATTTGCCGTGTCTTGATCGCACGCGATGGTAAGCTATCCGAGGCCGGCGCAACCACCTTGACCGGCCGCACAGCCAACAGATTACAGTTGGAGGGCGCTTCGAATAACGACAACACAAACCAGGCTTACTTGGATGTGGATATCTCACTCGCGCAATTGGTCGTCCTGGTTGTAGAGAAGGGGCAATTTAGCCAGTGGGGTGATCAAGTCTATTGGCTGAACCCGCGGATGGTTGCTCGCTGA
- a CDS encoding terpene cyclase/mutase family protein → MISSRRNWIGRNLVGLCSAPLAASFAYGQEFSARRDLDDLYDQAVDEAVRGGLEYLLAQHNDDGSFQTAEQGRWVGVCALAGLAMLSRGVRPGIGAAGLAVRRIGQYILQQAQGSGFISSGANTSHGPMYDHGFGTLFLAEMLGMDNQLDIRPKLSAAVKLIRDTQNKQGGWRYNPAPDDADLSVTVCQMMALRAARNAGLGVPQQTIQRAIHYVRQCQNPDGGFMYQTRGGESRFPLTAAAIVALYSAGVYEGSEIESAFAYLLANISLNNSLERNNFFFYAHYYSAQAFWLRGGSEWEPWYKRLKRTILGLRTSRGGWFDYNSSEYGTAMACLILNMPRTVLPIFQR, encoded by the coding sequence GTGATCAGCTCGCGGCGCAACTGGATCGGTCGCAACCTGGTGGGCCTGTGCAGTGCACCGTTGGCGGCCAGTTTCGCGTACGGCCAAGAATTTTCTGCGCGGCGGGACCTGGACGATTTGTACGATCAGGCGGTCGACGAAGCGGTGCGTGGTGGACTGGAGTATTTACTGGCGCAACACAATGACGACGGAAGTTTTCAGACAGCCGAACAGGGCAGGTGGGTTGGCGTGTGCGCACTGGCTGGACTGGCAATGCTCAGCCGTGGTGTACGCCCCGGAATTGGCGCAGCGGGTTTAGCTGTGCGACGTATTGGCCAGTACATCTTGCAGCAGGCTCAGGGCAGTGGCTTTATAAGCTCTGGAGCCAACACCAGCCACGGTCCTATGTACGATCATGGCTTCGGTACGCTGTTCTTGGCTGAAATGTTAGGCATGGATAACCAACTGGATATCCGTCCCAAGCTATCGGCCGCCGTGAAGCTGATTCGAGACACTCAGAATAAACAGGGTGGCTGGCGCTACAATCCGGCGCCGGACGATGCTGACCTATCGGTAACGGTCTGCCAGATGATGGCGTTGCGCGCGGCGCGTAATGCGGGATTGGGCGTACCTCAACAAACGATCCAGCGCGCTATCCACTATGTGCGTCAGTGCCAAAATCCAGACGGTGGATTCATGTATCAAACCCGCGGCGGCGAAAGTCGTTTTCCGCTAACTGCAGCAGCCATCGTAGCGTTGTACAGCGCGGGCGTTTATGAAGGCTCCGAAATCGAGTCAGCCTTCGCTTATCTGCTAGCCAATATTTCCCTGAACAATTCGCTGGAGCGCAACAATTTCTTCTTCTACGCCCACTATTATTCCGCTCAGGCCTTCTGGCTTCGCGGCGGTTCTGAGTGGGAGCCCTGGTACAAGCGACTGAAACGAACTATTCTGGGATTGCGCACCAGTCGCGGCGGTTGGTTCGATTACAACAGCTCAGAATATGGTACGGCCATGGCCTGCTTGATTCTAAACATGCCGCGCACCGTCCTGCCCATTTTCCAGCGTTAA